The following proteins are encoded in a genomic region of Desulfobacterales bacterium:
- a CDS encoding enoyl-CoA hydratase/isomerase family protein, giving the protein MALVEFSIDETIAVVTMNSGENRFNPPFIEAYLNVLDQVEKETAVKTMVVCSSHEKIFSNGLDLEWLGPIFQNREFGVISDFFRLLNRLYKRMLLYPMITIAAINGHAFAAGAILTCAFDFRFMRSDRGYFCLPEIDLGIPFLPGMLALLKKAIPMYQLEELQYTGKRLTAAECERHHIITKACHIDTLMDETLKFAKSLNKARGIISEMKPRMYQDIVQVLDTQDGPYIKSTKFMY; this is encoded by the coding sequence ATGGCACTGGTTGAGTTTTCAATAGATGAAACAATAGCCGTCGTTACCATGAACAGCGGTGAAAACCGATTTAACCCCCCCTTTATTGAGGCCTATCTGAACGTGCTGGATCAGGTTGAAAAGGAAACCGCCGTAAAGACGATGGTCGTTTGTTCGTCCCATGAAAAGATCTTTTCAAACGGACTTGATCTGGAATGGCTGGGCCCGATTTTCCAGAACCGGGAGTTCGGGGTGATTTCCGACTTCTTTCGCCTGTTGAACCGTTTGTATAAAAGAATGCTGCTGTATCCCATGATCACTATTGCCGCCATCAACGGGCATGCCTTTGCCGCCGGAGCCATCCTGACCTGCGCCTTTGATTTTCGGTTTATGCGATCGGACCGCGGCTACTTCTGCCTACCGGAAATCGACCTGGGCATCCCGTTTTTGCCCGGCATGCTCGCCCTGTTAAAGAAAGCGATCCCCATGTATCAGCTGGAGGAACTGCAGTACACCGGCAAGCGCCTGACCGCAGCCGAATGCGAACGGCATCACATCATCACCAAGGCCTGTCATATCGACACCCTCATGGATGAGACGCTGAAGTTTGCCAAAAGCCTGAATAAAGCACGCGGCATCATCAGCGAAATGAAGCCAAGGATGTATCAGGACATCGTTCAGGTGCTGGATACCCAGGACGGTCCTTATATAAAATCCACGAAGTTTATGTATTAA